The sequence AATCGTGGATGAGCCGAGTTGCCTGTTCACAATTCATTTCTTGCACCCTCCTTCCGGAACCCTCGGATTAAAAATTTAACTTTTTCCGAAGTGCCTCCCTGCCTCGATGAATTCTAGTCTTAATGGTTGATACCGGGAGCTTCAGTACTTCGCTGATTTCATTCAGGGATAAATCCTCAATATATCTTAAAGTAATGATAGACCGATACTTGGGGGTTAAACTTTCGATAGCATCCTGGACTTGTCCCTGTAGTTCTCCTGTGAGCAAGGATTCTTCCGGATTCGGACTCTGATCGGCTAAGCGGTCATGCCAATCTAATCCATCCGTCCCCTCCACTTGCTTATCTAAGGAGTAGACTTGCTTTCTTTTCCTCAGGTGATCGATACAGAGGTTCGTCGCGATACGATAAATCCAAGTGGAGAATTTAAAGCTGGGGTCATAGTTGCCGATGTTCGCATACACGCGCAAAAACGTCTCCTGAGCTACATCTTCCGCTTCTTGGGCATTACCGAGCATTCGATAAGATACTTGATAAACCTTATCTTTATAAAGTTCCACAAGCTCTGCGAACGCGTCACGGTCACCTTTTTTAATTTTCTTTATTAATTTCTCTTCGATCGAGCCCATGGCTATCCCTTACCCTTTAGGTTCAATGTAATATACGGAGGCGTGCTATAAAAGTTTCACTAGGAAGTAGAATTTTTT is a genomic window of Ammoniphilus sp. CFH 90114 containing:
- the sigW gene encoding RNA polymerase sigma factor SigW, coding for MGSIEEKLIKKIKKGDRDAFAELVELYKDKVYQVSYRMLGNAQEAEDVAQETFLRVYANIGNYDPSFKFSTWIYRIATNLCIDHLRKRKQVYSLDKQVEGTDGLDWHDRLADQSPNPEESLLTGELQGQVQDAIESLTPKYRSIITLRYIEDLSLNEISEVLKLPVSTIKTRIHRGREALRKKLNF